From one Xiphophorus hellerii strain 12219 chromosome 18, Xiphophorus_hellerii-4.1, whole genome shotgun sequence genomic stretch:
- the apbb1 gene encoding amyloid-beta A4 precursor protein-binding family B member 1 isoform X2 — translation MSRPKAANSSVAFSQRPSFSLGTEGRRWARAVTIIRDAGSSSITSSAHRLKTPRIRASHHDQWQYVVNSHGLPHCDSRRVWWSRPFGREATMGGHDDDGSYVVNKQKQDEELKNKLNEGSHCNNAKRVKEGQNQLRKVTENQQDQDHNCNINQNGNKDDFPLQNTTQEEQQGNEEQTKSPKAAMTPSLSQEESKNILNEPLVIHALGSEEEKEKEREEDDKEKNNDCEGQEEASDGGEGEKLAERSDVESHREGGGVGRNACLLFSNMNGTPSDEDPSWPSLSQDNSDNSPNGNRESFWDSSAFETDTDLPSGWMRVRDTSGTYYWHIPTGTTQWEPPSPLGKVGDSMMSSTMSLETTPCEEPEETWAQLSSTDDGGDEGELWKEEGEAASDQSLKEFEGATLRYASINLNYNCSQSEEEGKIAPRCTDLETKCFAVRSLGWVEMSEEDLAPGKSSVAVNNCIRQLSYHKHNLHDAAGIWGEGKDMLMVLENDTMNLIDPLGQTLLHSQPIGSIRVWGVGRDNGRDFAYVARDNLTQVLKCHVFRCDSPAKNIATSLHEMCSKIMTERKANKPGVRRLNSDPSKPFGIPVEEFPAPKNELFQRFHVYYLGCIPVARPVGMEILNEALEFAMAGRDKNDWTPVSVNVAPATLTILSKQDDEVLSECRVRFLSFMGVGKDVRTFAFIMAEGPQEFTCHMFWCEPNAASLSEAVQAACMLRYQKCLDARPPSLASCLPTPPADSVARRVKKGVQSLLGTFKSYRSGSQSP, via the exons ATGTCACGTCCAAAAGCAGCGAACAGCAGCGTCGCCTTTTCCCAACGTCCCTCCTTCTCTCTGGGAACCGAGGGGCGGCGGTGGGCTCGGGCCGTGACGATTATCCGTGACGCAGGTTCGTCCTCCATCACTAGCAGTGCCCACAGGCTGAAAACACCCAGAATCCGAGCGAGCCATCACGACCAATGGCAATATGTAGTTAACTCGCACGGTTTACCACATTGCGATAGCAGGAGGGTTTGGTGGAGTCG ACCATTTGGAAGGGAAGCCACCATGGGCGGTCACGACGACGACGGCTCGTACGtcgtaaacaaacaaaaacaggacgAAGAGCTGAAGAACAAACTGAACGAAGGCAGCCACTGCAACAACGCCAAACGGGTCAAAGAGGGCCAGAACCAGCTGCGCAAAGTCACTGAGAACCAGCAGGACCAGGACCACAACTGCAACATCAACCAGAATGGCAACAAGGACGACTTCCCTCTGCAGAACACCACTCAGGAAGAGCAGCAGGGAAACGAGGAGCAGACCAAGTCCCCCAAAGCGGCCATGACGCCCAGCCTCAGCCAGGAGGAGTCCAAGAACATCCTCAACGAGCCGCTGGTCATCCACGCGCTGGGGTctgaagaggagaaggagaaggagcgGGAGGAGGACGACAAGGAGAAAAACAACGACTGCGAGGGGCAGGAGGAGGCTTCGGATGGCGGCGAAGGAGAGAAACTCGCAGAGCGGAGTGATGTTGAGTCTCACAGGGAAGGCGGCGGCGTGGGGAGAAACGCCTGCCTCCTCTTCTCCAACATGAACGGCACCCCGAGTGACGAAGACCCCAGCTGGCCTTCGCTGTCTCAGGACAACTCTGACAATTCTCCAAATGGGAACAGAG AATCTTTCTGGGACTCCAGCGCGTTTGAGACGGACACGGACCTGCCTTCCGGGTGGATGAGAGTGCGCGACACGTCAGGCACGTATTACTGGCATATTCCCACAGGCACCACCCAGTGGGAGCCTCCGTCACCTCTGGGGAAGGTCGGCGACTCCATGATGTCCTCCACCATGTCTCTGGAGACCACGCCCTGCGAGGAGCCGGAG GAAACCTGGGCTCAGCTTTCCAGCACAGATGATGGTGGCGATGAAGGGGAACTGTGGAAG GAGGAGGGAGAAGCTGCATCTGACCAGAGTCTGAAAGAGTTTGAAGGAGCAACTCTACGCTATGCATCTATCAACTTAAA ctaCAACTGCTCCCAGTCAGAGGAGGAGGGAAAGATCGCTCCACGGTGCACAGATCTAGAGACCAAG TGTTTCGCCGTGCGCTCTCTGGGCTGGGTGGAGATGTCCGAGGAGGACCTGGCGCCCGGAAAGAGCAGCGTGGCCGTCAACAACTGCATCCGGCAGCTCTCCTACCACAAACACAACCTCCACGACGCCGCTGGGATCTGGGGGGAG GGTAAGGACATGCTGATGGTCCTGGAGAACGACACCATGAACCTGATCGACCCTCTGGGCCAGACTCTGCTTCACTCTCAGCCAATCGGAAGCATCCGTGTGTGGGGCGTCGGCAGAGACAACGGAAG GGATTTTGCTTATGTTGCTCGGGACAACCTCACCCAGGTGCTGAAGTGTCACGTTTTCCGCTGCGATTCGCCCGCCAAGAACATCGCCACCAGCCTGCACGAGATGTGCTCAAAG ATCATGACGGAGAGAAAGGCAAACAAGCCAGGCGTGCGCAGACTCAACTCTGACCCAAGTAAACCGTTTGGCATCCCTGTTGAAg AGTTTCCTGCTCCAAAAAACGAGCTCTTCCAGCGCTTCCATGTTTATTACCTTGGTTGTATACCAGTGGCCAGACCAGTCG GAATGGAGATACTGAATGAAGCGTTGGAGTTTGCGATGGCTGGCAGGGATAAAAACGACTGGACTCCTGTTTCTGTCAACGTGGCACCAGCCACCCTCACTATACTCTCAAAACAG GATGACGAGGTCCTGTCGGAGTGCAGGGTGCGCTTCCTGTCGTTCATGGGCGTGGGGAAGGACGTCCGCACCTTTGCTTTCATCATGGCCGAAGGCCCGCAGGAGTTCACCTGCCACATGTTCTGGTGTGAGCCCAACGCTGCCAGTCTGAGCGAGGCCGTTCAGGCTGCTTGCATG cTTCGCTACCAGAAGTGTTTGGATGCCCGCCCCCCCAGCCTGGCCTCCTGCCTGCCCACCCCTCCCGCTGACTCCGTGGCCCGCCGGGTTAAGAAAGGTGTTCAGAGTCTGCTGGGCACCTTTAAGAGCTACAGGTCAGGTTCTCAGTCCCCGTAA
- the apbb1 gene encoding amyloid-beta A4 precursor protein-binding family B member 1 isoform X1 has protein sequence MGGHDDDGSYVVNKQKQDEELKNKLNEGSHCNNAKRVKEGQNQLRKVTENQQDQDHNCNINQNGNKDDFPLQNTTQEEQQGNEEQTKSPKAAMTPSLSQEESKNILNEPLVIHALGSEEEKEKEREEDDKEKNNDCEGQEEASDGGEGEKLAERSDVESHREGGGVGRNACLLFSNMNGTPSDEDPSWPSLSQDNSDNSPNGNRESFWDSSAFETDTDLPSGWMRVRDTSGTYYWHIPTGTTQWEPPSPLGKVGDSMMSSTMSLETTPCEEPEETWAQLSSTDDGGDEGELWKEEGEAASDQSLKEFEGATLRYASINLNYNCSQSEEEGKIAPRCTDLETKCFAVRSLGWVEMSEEDLAPGKSSVAVNNCIRQLSYHKHNLHDAAGIWGEGKDMLMVLENDTMNLIDPLGQTLLHSQPIGSIRVWGVGRDNGRERDFAYVARDNLTQVLKCHVFRCDSPAKNIATSLHEMCSKIMTERKANKPGVRRLNSDPSKPFGIPVEEFPAPKNELFQRFHVYYLGCIPVARPVGMEILNEALEFAMAGRDKNDWTPVSVNVAPATLTILSKQDDEVLSECRVRFLSFMGVGKDVRTFAFIMAEGPQEFTCHMFWCEPNAASLSEAVQAACMLRYQKCLDARPPSLASCLPTPPADSVARRVKKGVQSLLGTFKSYRSGSQSP, from the exons ATGGGCGGTCACGACGACGACGGCTCGTACGtcgtaaacaaacaaaaacaggacgAAGAGCTGAAGAACAAACTGAACGAAGGCAGCCACTGCAACAACGCCAAACGGGTCAAAGAGGGCCAGAACCAGCTGCGCAAAGTCACTGAGAACCAGCAGGACCAGGACCACAACTGCAACATCAACCAGAATGGCAACAAGGACGACTTCCCTCTGCAGAACACCACTCAGGAAGAGCAGCAGGGAAACGAGGAGCAGACCAAGTCCCCCAAAGCGGCCATGACGCCCAGCCTCAGCCAGGAGGAGTCCAAGAACATCCTCAACGAGCCGCTGGTCATCCACGCGCTGGGGTctgaagaggagaaggagaaggagcgGGAGGAGGACGACAAGGAGAAAAACAACGACTGCGAGGGGCAGGAGGAGGCTTCGGATGGCGGCGAAGGAGAGAAACTCGCAGAGCGGAGTGATGTTGAGTCTCACAGGGAAGGCGGCGGCGTGGGGAGAAACGCCTGCCTCCTCTTCTCCAACATGAACGGCACCCCGAGTGACGAAGACCCCAGCTGGCCTTCGCTGTCTCAGGACAACTCTGACAATTCTCCAAATGGGAACAGAG AATCTTTCTGGGACTCCAGCGCGTTTGAGACGGACACGGACCTGCCTTCCGGGTGGATGAGAGTGCGCGACACGTCAGGCACGTATTACTGGCATATTCCCACAGGCACCACCCAGTGGGAGCCTCCGTCACCTCTGGGGAAGGTCGGCGACTCCATGATGTCCTCCACCATGTCTCTGGAGACCACGCCCTGCGAGGAGCCGGAG GAAACCTGGGCTCAGCTTTCCAGCACAGATGATGGTGGCGATGAAGGGGAACTGTGGAAG GAGGAGGGAGAAGCTGCATCTGACCAGAGTCTGAAAGAGTTTGAAGGAGCAACTCTACGCTATGCATCTATCAACTTAAA ctaCAACTGCTCCCAGTCAGAGGAGGAGGGAAAGATCGCTCCACGGTGCACAGATCTAGAGACCAAG TGTTTCGCCGTGCGCTCTCTGGGCTGGGTGGAGATGTCCGAGGAGGACCTGGCGCCCGGAAAGAGCAGCGTGGCCGTCAACAACTGCATCCGGCAGCTCTCCTACCACAAACACAACCTCCACGACGCCGCTGGGATCTGGGGGGAG GGTAAGGACATGCTGATGGTCCTGGAGAACGACACCATGAACCTGATCGACCCTCTGGGCCAGACTCTGCTTCACTCTCAGCCAATCGGAAGCATCCGTGTGTGGGGCGTCGGCAGAGACAACGGAAG GGAAAG GGATTTTGCTTATGTTGCTCGGGACAACCTCACCCAGGTGCTGAAGTGTCACGTTTTCCGCTGCGATTCGCCCGCCAAGAACATCGCCACCAGCCTGCACGAGATGTGCTCAAAG ATCATGACGGAGAGAAAGGCAAACAAGCCAGGCGTGCGCAGACTCAACTCTGACCCAAGTAAACCGTTTGGCATCCCTGTTGAAg AGTTTCCTGCTCCAAAAAACGAGCTCTTCCAGCGCTTCCATGTTTATTACCTTGGTTGTATACCAGTGGCCAGACCAGTCG GAATGGAGATACTGAATGAAGCGTTGGAGTTTGCGATGGCTGGCAGGGATAAAAACGACTGGACTCCTGTTTCTGTCAACGTGGCACCAGCCACCCTCACTATACTCTCAAAACAG GATGACGAGGTCCTGTCGGAGTGCAGGGTGCGCTTCCTGTCGTTCATGGGCGTGGGGAAGGACGTCCGCACCTTTGCTTTCATCATGGCCGAAGGCCCGCAGGAGTTCACCTGCCACATGTTCTGGTGTGAGCCCAACGCTGCCAGTCTGAGCGAGGCCGTTCAGGCTGCTTGCATG cTTCGCTACCAGAAGTGTTTGGATGCCCGCCCCCCCAGCCTGGCCTCCTGCCTGCCCACCCCTCCCGCTGACTCCGTGGCCCGCCGGGTTAAGAAAGGTGTTCAGAGTCTGCTGGGCACCTTTAAGAGCTACAGGTCAGGTTCTCAGTCCCCGTAA